A stretch of the bacterium SCSIO 12827 genome encodes the following:
- a CDS encoding uroporphyrinogen decarboxylase, whose translation MRAFLEPFHGIIPARPPVWFMRQAGRYLSEYRDLRKTAPNFLSFCYSPDLTVEATLQPIRRYGFDAAIMFSDILVIPDALGQNVRFEEGVGPLLDPITDRAGISALKTGGVLDHLAPVFETLTRLRRELPDETALIGFAGAPWTLAFYMIEGRGGVDGGKLKRMAYGQPDDFQALMTVLEEALVAYLCRQIEAGAEVLQLFDSWSGIADETLFKRWIIEPTARIVARIKEAHPTVPIIGFPRGAGPMVATYAAETGVDGMSVDSQIPLSWARKNVAGNFVLQGNLDNQLLVTGGEEMDRAVERIVGDMQGHPFVFNLGHGILPPTPPEHVGRVLDVLRGKAEG comes from the coding sequence TTGCGTGCTTTTCTTGAACCCTTTCACGGTATCATCCCGGCCCGGCCGCCGGTCTGGTTCATGCGCCAGGCCGGGCGCTATCTCTCGGAATATCGAGACCTGCGCAAAACCGCGCCGAACTTCCTGAGCTTCTGTTATTCACCGGATCTGACCGTGGAAGCGACATTGCAGCCGATCCGGCGTTATGGCTTCGACGCGGCGATCATGTTTTCCGACATCCTGGTGATCCCGGATGCCTTGGGTCAGAACGTGCGGTTCGAGGAAGGGGTCGGCCCGTTGCTGGATCCCATCACTGACCGGGCGGGAATTTCGGCCCTGAAGACGGGTGGTGTGCTTGACCACCTGGCGCCAGTGTTCGAAACCCTGACCCGATTGCGCCGAGAACTGCCGGACGAGACGGCGTTGATCGGCTTTGCCGGCGCCCCCTGGACCCTGGCGTTCTACATGATCGAGGGGCGGGGCGGTGTCGACGGCGGCAAGCTGAAGCGCATGGCCTATGGGCAGCCGGACGATTTTCAAGCCTTGATGACGGTTCTGGAGGAGGCTCTGGTCGCCTATTTGTGCCGCCAGATCGAGGCCGGGGCCGAGGTCTTGCAGTTGTTCGACAGCTGGTCCGGCATTGCCGACGAAACCTTGTTCAAACGTTGGATCATCGAACCGACAGCGCGCATCGTTGCGCGCATCAAGGAAGCCCACCCGACGGTGCCGATCATCGGCTTTCCCCGGGGGGCGGGGCCCATGGTGGCGACCTATGCCGCCGAAACGGGGGTTGACGGGATGTCCGTGGACAGCCAGATCCCGCTTTCCTGGGCGCGCAAGAACGTTGCCGGGAATTTCGTTCTTCAGGGAAATCTGGACAACCAGCTGCTGGTCACCGGCGGGGAGGAGATGGACCGGGCGGTCGAACGCATCGTCGGCGACATGCAGGGTCATCCCTTCGTGTTCAATCTGGGGCATGGTATTTTGCCCCCGACGCCGCCGGAACATGTCGGCCGGGTGCTGGACGTGCTGCGCGGCAAGGCTGAGGGATAG
- a CDS encoding kinase/pyrophosphorylase, with amino-acid sequence MKEFHLHLVSDSTGETVSMVARACLAQFDSVQAQEHMWSMVRSPEQIDQLLGVVHDQPGMVLYTLVHEDLRRHLEDGCRRLMVPHIHVLDPVLNAMGNYFNAKVRGRAGRQHVMDAEYFDRIEAMHFALSHDDGQSTWDLDDADVVLVGVSRTSKTPTSVYLANRGLKTANVPFVPGVPLPEDLFKLTHPLVVGLTKDPRRLVEIRRQRLRLLDQDENTDYVDLDMVSKEITEARRVFSKYDWPVINVTRKSIEETAANVIQLLSRRRGEAPGPLT; translated from the coding sequence GTGAAGGAATTCCATCTGCATCTTGTTTCGGACAGCACGGGGGAAACCGTGTCCATGGTTGCGCGCGCCTGCCTGGCGCAGTTCGACAGCGTCCAGGCGCAGGAGCATATGTGGAGCATGGTTCGTTCGCCGGAACAAATCGACCAGCTTCTCGGCGTTGTCCACGATCAGCCCGGGATGGTGCTTTATACCCTGGTTCACGAAGACTTGCGCAGGCATCTGGAAGACGGCTGCCGCCGCCTGATGGTGCCGCATATTCATGTCCTCGACCCCGTGCTGAACGCCATGGGCAATTATTTCAACGCCAAGGTGCGGGGCCGGGCCGGTCGCCAGCACGTCATGGACGCGGAATATTTCGACCGTATCGAGGCCATGCATTTCGCCCTCAGCCACGATGACGGACAATCGACCTGGGATCTGGATGATGCCGACGTCGTCCTTGTCGGTGTATCACGGACATCGAAAACGCCGACCAGCGTGTATCTCGCCAACCGAGGGCTTAAGACCGCTAACGTGCCTTTCGTGCCGGGTGTGCCGCTGCCGGAGGATCTATTCAAGCTGACCCATCCGCTGGTCGTCGGCTTGACCAAGGACCCGCGCCGGCTGGTGGAAATCCGCCGCCAGCGTCTGCGCCTGCTGGATCAGGATGAAAACACCGATTATGTCGACCTGGACATGGTGTCGAAGGAAATTACCGAGGCCCGGCGCGTGTTCTCCAAATACGACTGGCCGGTCATCAACGTGACCCGCAAATCCATCGAGGAAACGGCAGCCAACGTGATCCAGCTGTTGAGCCGCCGCCGCGGGGAAGCCCCCGGTCCCCTGACGTGA
- a CDS encoding Maf family protein, translated as MGSGTHLVLASGSRVRADMLRAAGLDIAVDPANVDEPKIEADCRAAGMNTPDVALALAAAKASLVAGRHPGVLVIGADQMLDMGGDSLRKPENLEGAARTLERLAGRDHTLVSAVVLARGEQILWRHHAVAHLTMRPLDRTDIADYLDRAGAAVLTSVGAYQLEGLGAQLFERIEGDYFTILGLPLLALLGELRRRGVAAAGLLG; from the coding sequence ATGGGATCCGGGACCCATCTGGTCCTGGCTTCGGGCAGCCGCGTGCGCGCCGACATGCTGCGTGCGGCCGGTCTCGACATTGCCGTCGATCCGGCCAACGTGGACGAACCTAAAATCGAGGCGGACTGCCGCGCGGCCGGGATGAACACCCCCGATGTCGCCCTAGCCCTGGCCGCCGCCAAGGCGTCCTTGGTTGCCGGTCGTCATCCGGGCGTCCTGGTGATCGGTGCCGATCAGATGCTGGATATGGGCGGCGATAGCCTGCGTAAGCCTGAAAATTTGGAAGGTGCGGCCAGGACTCTCGAACGCCTCGCGGGCCGTGACCACACACTTGTTTCCGCCGTCGTCCTGGCGCGCGGGGAACAAATCTTGTGGCGCCACCATGCGGTGGCGCACCTTACCATGCGGCCGCTCGACCGCACCGACATCGCGGACTATCTGGACCGTGCCGGCGCGGCGGTCCTGACCTCGGTCGGGGCTTATCAACTGGAAGGTCTGGGTGCGCAGTTGTTCGAACGCATCGAAGGCGACTATTTTACCATCCTGGGCCTGCCATTGCTGGCCTTGCTCGGCGAACTGCGCCGGCGGGGCGTAGCGGCGGCGGGGCTTCTCGGCTGA
- a CDS encoding shikimate dehydrogenase, with protein MTMTGRAKLAGVMGWPVSHSLSPVLHGHWLDSLGIDGAYVPLPVAPENFAEALKALAKMGFRGVNVTVPHKEAALAAVDDVDALARRIGAVNTVIVGDDGKLTGTNTDGFGFLENLKEGAAGWNAAAGPAVVLGAGGAARAVIVALIDAGAPEIKLVNRTRARATRLAEDLGGCVIVHDWDDRAAILAGANLLVNTTTLGMTGKDPLEITLDALPTAALVNDIVYAPLETGLLAAARARGNPAVDGLGMLLHQARPGFEAWFGTAPQVTPDLRAHILAHLGQG; from the coding sequence ATGACCATGACCGGGCGGGCGAAACTGGCAGGCGTGATGGGATGGCCCGTAAGCCATTCCCTGTCGCCGGTGCTGCACGGCCATTGGCTGGACAGCCTGGGCATCGACGGTGCTTATGTGCCGCTGCCGGTCGCACCTGAAAACTTCGCCGAGGCGTTGAAGGCCCTGGCCAAGATGGGTTTTCGTGGTGTCAACGTAACCGTGCCCCATAAAGAAGCCGCGTTGGCGGCGGTCGATGACGTGGATGCCTTGGCGCGGCGCATCGGTGCCGTGAACACGGTGATCGTCGGGGACGACGGCAAATTGACCGGCACCAATACGGACGGTTTCGGATTTCTGGAAAATTTAAAAGAAGGCGCCGCCGGCTGGAACGCCGCCGCCGGTCCCGCCGTGGTGCTGGGCGCCGGGGGTGCGGCGCGGGCCGTGATCGTCGCGCTGATCGACGCCGGTGCGCCGGAAATCAAATTGGTCAACCGCACCCGCGCGCGGGCGACCCGCCTTGCCGAAGATCTGGGCGGGTGCGTCATCGTGCATGACTGGGATGATCGGGCGGCAATCCTCGCGGGCGCCAATCTGCTGGTCAACACGACGACTCTCGGCATGACCGGGAAAGACCCGCTCGAGATTACCCTCGACGCCTTGCCGACGGCAGCACTGGTCAACGACATCGTCTACGCGCCTTTGGAAACGGGGCTGCTGGCCGCCGCCCGGGCGCGCGGTAATCCGGCGGTCGATGGCCTTGGCATGTTGCTGCATCAGGCGCGGCCGGGGTTCGAGGCCTGGTTCGGCACCGCCCCTCAAGTCACACCGGATCTGCGTGCGCATATCCTTGCCCATCTGGGCCAGGGCTGA
- the coaE gene encoding dephospho-CoA kinase (Dephospho-CoA kinase (CoaE) performs the final step in coenzyme A biosynthesis.) produces MFILGLTGSIGMGKSTAAAQLRRLGLPVHDADAAVHALLGPGGAAVAAVDAAFPGVVKNGAVDRQALGARVFDDDAALKRLEGILHPLVRRSEKQFLAACARRGVPLVVLDIPLLFETGGDARCDAVLVVHCRPALQRRRVLARPGMTEEKFQAILARQVPVREKIWLADFTVNTGIGRHAALMDLRRAVKLLRTCKGRVWAPSSFW; encoded by the coding sequence ATGTTCATCCTCGGACTGACCGGCTCCATCGGCATGGGCAAGTCCACGGCGGCGGCGCAGTTACGCCGCCTGGGCTTGCCGGTTCACGATGCGGATGCCGCCGTCCACGCCCTGTTGGGCCCGGGCGGGGCCGCGGTCGCGGCGGTCGACGCGGCCTTTCCCGGCGTGGTCAAGAACGGTGCCGTCGACCGGCAGGCCCTGGGGGCACGGGTGTTCGACGACGACGCGGCGCTCAAACGTCTGGAGGGTATTCTCCACCCTTTGGTCCGGCGCTCGGAAAAACAATTTCTTGCCGCCTGTGCCCGGCGTGGGGTTCCGCTCGTCGTGCTCGACATTCCCTTGTTGTTTGAAACCGGCGGCGACGCGCGCTGCGACGCGGTCCTGGTGGTGCATTGCCGCCCGGCTCTGCAGCGCCGCCGCGTGCTGGCCCGCCCCGGCATGACCGAGGAAAAATTCCAGGCCATCCTGGCCCGCCAGGTGCCCGTGCGGGAAAAAATCTGGCTCGCCGATTTCACCGTCAATACGGGCATCGGCCGACATGCGGCCTTGATGGATCTCCGGCGGGCCGTCAAACTGCTGCGGACATGCAAGGGACGGGTCTGGGCGCCTTCTTCCTTTTGGTAA
- the dnaQ gene encoding DNA polymerase III subunit epsilon, translated as MREVVLDTETTGLDPLNGHRIVEIGCVELVNHVATGNTYHQYVNPDRDMPIEAFNVHGLSVEFLSGHPLFAEIADAFLDFVGDAPLVIHNASFDMGFINAELARLKRPSIPLAQAVDTVAMARKKFPGAGASLDALCRRFQIDNTHRDLHGALLDARLLAEVYLELIGGRQPDLELAAEAGAQGVTVERVARPPRAHAPLPEEEAAHRAFLEKLKDPVWVT; from the coding sequence ATGCGGGAAGTGGTACTGGATACGGAAACGACGGGGCTTGATCCCTTGAACGGGCACCGCATCGTCGAAATCGGCTGCGTCGAACTGGTCAATCATGTCGCCACCGGCAACACCTATCATCAATACGTTAATCCCGACCGCGACATGCCGATCGAGGCCTTCAACGTGCATGGCCTGTCGGTCGAATTTCTGTCGGGACACCCCTTGTTCGCGGAAATCGCGGACGCCTTCCTGGACTTCGTCGGCGACGCGCCGCTGGTGATTCACAACGCGTCCTTCGACATGGGCTTCATCAATGCGGAACTGGCGCGGCTGAAACGGCCGTCGATTCCGCTGGCCCAGGCCGTCGATACGGTCGCCATGGCGCGCAAGAAATTCCCCGGGGCGGGGGCCAGCCTCGATGCCCTGTGCCGGCGGTTCCAGATCGACAACACGCACCGCGATTTGCACGGCGCCTTGTTGGACGCCCGCCTGCTGGCCGAGGTTTATCTGGAATTGATCGGCGGCCGTCAGCCGGATTTGGAACTTGCCGCCGAAGCCGGGGCCCAGGGCGTCACCGTGGAGCGGGTCGCCCGGCCGCCACGCGCGCATGCGCCGCTTCCGGAAGAAGAAGCGGCGCATCGAGCCTTTCTGGAAAAATTGAAAGACCCCGTTTGGGTTACGTGA
- the secB gene encoding protein-export chaperone SecB yields the protein MSDDTTPETDAAAANGVKEGDQVPLMIHGQYIKDLSFEIPGAPQIFLDAPKGQPELNLNLDVQVEGLAEDVFEVILDIKAESRIADKVTYILELKYAGLFTLRVPEQHRASVLFVECPRLMFPFARAIMADISRDGGFQPLVLSPIDFAALYQQNVDKLQTQVKSDA from the coding sequence ATGAGCGACGACACGACGCCCGAGACAGACGCAGCCGCAGCAAACGGGGTCAAAGAGGGCGATCAGGTGCCCCTGATGATCCACGGCCAGTACATCAAGGACCTGTCCTTCGAAATTCCCGGCGCGCCGCAGATTTTCCTCGACGCCCCCAAGGGTCAGCCCGAGTTGAATCTGAACCTGGACGTCCAGGTCGAGGGTCTTGCCGAAGACGTGTTCGAGGTCATTCTCGACATCAAGGCGGAAAGCAGGATCGCTGATAAGGTCACTTATATTCTGGAGCTGAAGTACGCCGGTCTGTTCACCTTGCGTGTACCGGAACAGCATCGGGCGTCGGTCCTGTTCGTGGAATGCCCGCGCCTGATGTTCCCCTTCGCCCGCGCCATCATGGCAGACATCAGCCGCGACGGCGGATTCCAGCCGTTGGTGCTCAGCCCGATCGATTTTGCTGCGCTTTATCAGCAGAACGTCGACAAGCTGCAGACCCAGGTTAAAAGCGACGCCTAA
- a CDS encoding FxsA family protein: MALFILILFIAVPVIEIGLFVQVGGMIGLWPTLAVVILTAVLGTALLRHQGLDTLRRVQDSLAQDRLPVAEMFDGLCLLMAGALLLTPGFMTDAFGFLLFVPPFRAAAAQAIGRYVLSHGRVHVHTATMGPGHGPDPRRRGGGGPVIDGDFEEVAPETSALDDHGPPKAPGKPPENR, encoded by the coding sequence GTGGCCCTATTCATCCTGATCCTGTTCATCGCTGTCCCTGTCATCGAGATCGGCCTGTTCGTGCAGGTCGGCGGCATGATCGGCCTGTGGCCGACCCTGGCCGTGGTGATCCTGACCGCCGTGTTGGGTACGGCGCTGCTGCGCCATCAGGGGCTCGACACGCTGCGCCGGGTGCAGGACAGCCTGGCCCAGGACCGCCTGCCCGTGGCCGAAATGTTCGACGGACTTTGCCTGTTGATGGCGGGGGCGCTGCTGCTGACGCCCGGCTTCATGACAGATGCCTTCGGCTTTCTTTTATTCGTGCCGCCCTTCCGCGCCGCCGCCGCGCAGGCGATCGGACGCTATGTGCTGAGCCACGGCCGCGTTCATGTGCACACCGCGACCATGGGGCCGGGTCACGGGCCGGACCCCCGCCGCCGGGGCGGCGGTGGGCCAGTCATCGACGGCGACTTTGAAGAAGTCGCGCCGGAGACATCGGCACTCGACGATCACGGCCCCCCAAAGGCCCCCGGCAAACCACCCGAAAACCGCTAA
- a CDS encoding Tim44 domain-containing protein: MGGGFQFIDIILIAMVAAFFVLRLRSVLGRRDGNDGSGHRDPFKPVPPEEAPDGKVIALPERKVDDSPQSKSDPGDFAAEGTIDNGLVQIRVADPDFAPDEFLTGARVAFEMILDAFAAGDVKTLKTLLDPGVFADFEAAIRDREEHGHTVEDTLVGFKSVDIVEAYMEGRIANITIKFVTEQVNVTRDAEGQVAEGNPNEVITVTDFWTFARDTKARDPNWALVATHSAD; this comes from the coding sequence ATGGGCGGCGGATTCCAGTTTATCGACATCATTCTCATCGCCATGGTCGCGGCGTTCTTCGTGCTGCGCCTGCGCAGCGTACTCGGCCGTCGTGACGGCAACGACGGCAGCGGCCATCGCGACCCGTTCAAACCGGTCCCGCCCGAAGAAGCGCCCGACGGCAAGGTCATCGCCCTGCCCGAGCGCAAGGTCGATGATTCGCCGCAATCGAAATCCGATCCTGGCGACTTCGCCGCAGAAGGCACGATCGATAACGGCCTGGTGCAAATCAGGGTCGCCGATCCCGATTTCGCGCCCGATGAATTCCTGACCGGTGCGCGCGTCGCCTTCGAGATGATTCTGGATGCCTTCGCCGCCGGAGACGTGAAAACCCTGAAGACCTTGTTGGACCCGGGCGTGTTCGCCGATTTCGAGGCGGCGATCCGCGACCGCGAGGAACACGGTCATACGGTTGAGGATACGCTGGTCGGCTTCAAGTCGGTGGATATCGTCGAGGCCTATATGGAAGGCCGCATCGCCAACATCACCATCAAGTTCGTGACCGAACAGGTCAACGTGACCCGCGACGCCGAAGGCCAGGTCGCCGAAGGCAACCCGAATGAGGTCATCACGGTCACCGATTTCTGGACCTTCGCCCGCGACACCAAGGCCCGCGACCCCAACTGGGCCCTGGTCGCAACCCATAGTGCCGACTAG
- a CDS encoding murein transglycosylase A, whose protein sequence is MGGSPVRRRWQPGALALAIFVSALVSGCGAIQKIVPAGDYQAPEEVPPQLILEPAEFKTLPGWRADVLSDALAAFLASCPVIAKRPADQPLGYLPEHGTMGDLAKICAEARTLNTKSTAQLQFFIERSFRPFHVRDGQKRNGKFTGYYEPLLRGSFQPNARYRYPVYARPRDIVVVELGMFDPDRKGEQLAGRLVDDRLLPYFDRREILAGALQGRQLELLWVDSAIDLFFLHVQGSGRILLPDGSHVRLAFSGRNGHRYSSIGRELVAQGVMKVEDVTMPSLRAWMTANPLAAEQLMVKNRSFIFFRVEKDEVVKGAMGVPLTAGRSLAVDPKYVPLGLPLWLVTTDPLDPKNEKPLTRMVVAQDTGSAIKGVVRGDLFWGFGAEAEARAGLMNEGGVYYLLLPRK, encoded by the coding sequence ATGGGGGGCTCACCCGTCCGCCGCCGCTGGCAGCCCGGGGCGCTTGCCCTGGCTATTTTCGTTTCCGCGCTTGTTTCAGGCTGCGGTGCGATCCAGAAGATCGTGCCCGCCGGTGACTATCAGGCTCCGGAAGAGGTGCCGCCCCAACTGATCCTGGAGCCCGCCGAATTCAAGACCCTGCCCGGCTGGCGCGCGGACGTGCTGTCCGACGCTTTGGCTGCGTTTCTTGCTTCTTGTCCGGTGATCGCAAAACGCCCGGCGGATCAGCCGCTCGGCTATCTGCCCGAACACGGCACCATGGGCGATCTTGCGAAAATCTGCGCCGAAGCCCGAACCCTCAACACCAAAAGCACGGCCCAGCTGCAGTTCTTCATCGAACGCAGCTTCCGTCCCTTCCATGTCCGTGACGGCCAGAAACGAAACGGCAAGTTCACCGGCTATTACGAACCCCTGCTGCGCGGCAGCTTTCAGCCCAACGCCCGTTACCGTTATCCGGTCTATGCCCGGCCACGCGATATCGTGGTGGTCGAACTCGGCATGTTCGACCCGGACCGCAAGGGCGAACAGCTGGCTGGCCGGCTGGTCGATGACCGCCTGCTGCCCTATTTCGACCGCCGTGAAATTCTCGCAGGCGCCCTGCAGGGCCGGCAGCTCGAACTGCTCTGGGTCGACAGCGCCATCGATCTGTTCTTCCTGCATGTTCAGGGCTCGGGCCGCATTCTGCTGCCCGACGGCAGTCATGTGCGCCTGGCCTTTTCCGGGCGCAACGGCCATCGCTATTCCTCCATCGGCCGCGAACTGGTGGCCCAGGGCGTGATGAAGGTCGAAGACGTGACCATGCCCAGCCTGCGCGCCTGGATGACGGCCAATCCGCTGGCCGCCGAACAGCTGATGGTGAAAAACCGATCCTTCATCTTTTTCCGCGTGGAAAAGGACGAGGTCGTGAAGGGCGCCATGGGCGTGCCGCTGACGGCCGGCCGCTCCCTCGCCGTCGATCCCAAATATGTGCCGTTGGGCCTGCCGCTCTGGCTGGTGACCACGGACCCGCTTGATCCAAAGAACGAAAAACCGCTGACCCGCATGGTGGTCGCCCAGGATACGGGCTCGGCCATCAAGGGCGTCGTGCGCGGCGACCTGTTCTGGGGCTTCGGCGCCGAGGCCGAGGCCCGGGCCGGGCTGATGAACGAAGGCGGCGTGTACTACCTGCTGCTGCCGCGCAAGTAG
- a CDS encoding (Fe-S)-binding protein, translating to MTEYAPALKNPPTSPEVGLFATCLVDLMRPSVGFATVKLLEDAGCRVSVPEAQTCCGQPAYNSGDSADARDIAKNVIAVFEGFDYVVAPSGSCAGMISHHYPHLLKDDAAWKARAEALAAKTFELVAFLADVMQADISPPDLGVTATYHDSCSGLRELGIKAQPRALLGKVGGLTLVEGDIPETCCGFGGLFCVKYPDISEKMVDAKADDILATGADLLLAGDLGCLMNMAGRLKGRGASVQARHVAEVLAGMTDQPAIGEADEDTA from the coding sequence ATGACCGAATATGCACCCGCCCTGAAAAACCCGCCGACCTCGCCCGAGGTCGGCCTGTTCGCGACCTGCCTCGTCGACCTGATGCGGCCCAGCGTCGGCTTCGCCACGGTGAAGCTGCTGGAGGACGCGGGCTGCCGTGTTTCCGTGCCCGAGGCCCAGACCTGCTGCGGCCAGCCGGCCTATAATTCCGGCGACAGCGCGGATGCGCGGGACATCGCGAAAAACGTGATCGCCGTGTTCGAGGGCTTCGATTACGTGGTCGCTCCCTCCGGGTCCTGCGCCGGGATGATTTCCCACCACTATCCGCACCTGTTGAAGGACGATGCGGCCTGGAAGGCGCGGGCCGAGGCGTTGGCCGCCAAGACGTTCGAACTGGTCGCCTTCCTCGCCGACGTCATGCAGGCGGACATCTCGCCGCCCGATCTGGGCGTCACGGCGACCTATCACGATTCATGTTCGGGCCTGCGTGAACTCGGCATCAAGGCGCAGCCCAGGGCATTGCTCGGCAAGGTCGGCGGCCTGACCCTGGTCGAAGGCGACATTCCGGAAACCTGCTGCGGCTTCGGCGGATTGTTCTGCGTCAAGTATCCGGACATTTCGGAAAAGATGGTCGATGCCAAGGCCGATGACATTTTGGCCACGGGCGCGGACCTGCTGCTGGCCGGCGACCTGGGCTGTCTGATGAATATGGCCGGGCGGCTGAAAGGCCGGGGGGCGTCCGTTCAGGCCCGCCACGTCGCCGAGGTTCTGGCCGGAATGACCGACCAGCCCGCCATCGGCGAAGCGGACGAGGACACGGCCTGA
- a CDS encoding iron-sulfur cluster-binding protein — protein METQTRRFKQNAREAMADGQLAQALTRLGEGFPLRRAEAIDRLPEFDQLRDAAKAIKDHTLAHLDLYLEQYESKVKEAGGHVHWCRTGQDAREKILEICRSVNAKTVTKSKSMIGEEIAINDFLEENGVAPIETDLGEYIIQLRKEPPSHIIAPAVHLNKGQVEDTFRKAHTNLDPARNLDDPKSLLEEARVELRDKFLNADVGLTGANFLIAETGTNVLVTNEGNADLTYSLPRVHIVIASLEKVIPTLEDTATVLRVLARSGTGQDITVYTTFCTGPKRPDDLDGPDEYHVILLDNGRTELVGTEFQEMLRCIRCGSCLNHCPVYHAIGGHAYGWVYSGPMGAVLIPGLIGIHEAGDLPNASTLCGKCETVCPMRIPLPKMLRAWRERQYQRKGNSAAARWALGLWAALAKRPKLYRAVTGPLMTALAILGRKRGRFKWLPLAGGWTGPRDLPAPQGDSFIAQYHKGPVGAVVRSKGQ, from the coding sequence ATGGAAACCCAGACCCGCCGGTTCAAGCAGAACGCCCGCGAGGCCATGGCCGACGGCCAGCTGGCCCAGGCCCTGACCCGCCTGGGCGAAGGCTTTCCCCTCCGCCGGGCCGAAGCCATCGACCGCCTGCCGGAATTCGATCAACTGCGCGACGCCGCCAAGGCGATCAAGGATCACACCCTGGCGCATCTGGATCTGTACCTGGAACAGTACGAATCCAAGGTCAAGGAAGCGGGCGGGCATGTCCATTGGTGCCGCACGGGCCAGGACGCGCGGGAAAAAATCCTGGAAATCTGCCGCAGCGTCAACGCCAAGACGGTGACCAAATCGAAATCCATGATCGGCGAGGAAATCGCCATCAACGATTTCCTGGAAGAAAACGGCGTCGCCCCCATCGAAACGGACCTGGGCGAATACATCATCCAGCTGCGCAAGGAGCCGCCGTCGCACATCATCGCGCCGGCCGTGCATCTGAACAAAGGCCAGGTCGAGGACACGTTCCGCAAGGCCCACACCAACCTGGACCCGGCGCGCAATCTGGACGATCCCAAATCCCTGCTGGAAGAAGCGCGGGTTGAGCTGCGCGACAAGTTCCTCAACGCCGACGTCGGCCTGACCGGGGCCAACTTCCTGATCGCCGAAACGGGGACCAATGTGCTGGTCACCAACGAAGGCAACGCGGACCTGACCTATTCCCTGCCCCGCGTGCATATCGTCATCGCCAGTTTGGAAAAGGTCATCCCCACGCTGGAAGACACGGCGACGGTGCTGCGAGTGCTGGCGCGCTCCGGCACGGGGCAGGACATCACCGTCTACACCACCTTCTGCACCGGCCCGAAACGGCCCGACGATCTGGACGGGCCCGACGAATACCATGTCATCCTACTGGACAACGGGCGGACGGAACTGGTCGGCACGGAATTTCAGGAAATGCTGCGCTGCATCCGCTGCGGATCCTGCCTCAACCACTGCCCCGTCTATCACGCCATCGGTGGCCATGCGTACGGCTGGGTCTATTCCGGGCCCATGGGGGCGGTGCTGATCCCGGGCCTGATCGGCATTCACGAAGCGGGCGATCTGCCCAATGCGTCGACCCTCTGCGGCAAGTGCGAAACCGTCTGTCCCATGCGCATCCCCCTGCCCAAGATGCTGCGCGCCTGGCGCGAACGGCAGTATCAGCGCAAGGGCAATTCGGCGGCCGCGCGCTGGGCGCTCGGGCTCTGGGCGGCGCTTGCCAAGCGGCCCAAGCTTTACCGCGCCGTGACCGGGCCGCTGATGACGGCGCTGGCGATTTTGGGCCGCAAACGCGGGCGGTTCAAATGGCTGCCGCTGGCCGGCGGCTGGACCGGTCCCCGCGACCTGCCCGCCCCGCAAGGCGACAGCTTCATCGCGCAATATCACAAGGGCCCGGTCGGCGCCGTGGTGCGGAGCAAGGGACAATGA
- a CDS encoding lactate utilization protein, with translation MSGREQILGDLRAALTQSNDGARRAAVAQRLMAKARHVIPVRGKDTGADATDRFQAEAERVQATVARVNSLDDLPGAIADYLAAQNLPAAVRMTPDPRLQAAPWDKTAITISEGPAQGEDTAGVSHAFGAVAETGSLVFLSGPKSPTTVNFLPPVHIAVLRASDISGCFEDIWTRLRADRQNAEGAGRFMPRTVNWITGPSRTADIELVLFLGIHGPKHLHIVIVDDGDDGGQTG, from the coding sequence ATGAGCGGGCGCGAACAAATCCTGGGCGACCTGCGCGCCGCCCTGACCCAATCCAATGACGGGGCGCGCCGCGCCGCCGTGGCCCAGCGCCTGATGGCCAAGGCGCGCCATGTCATCCCGGTGCGGGGCAAGGACACCGGGGCCGACGCCACCGACCGCTTCCAGGCCGAGGCCGAACGGGTTCAGGCCACGGTCGCCCGCGTCAATTCCCTGGACGACCTGCCGGGGGCGATCGCCGATTACCTGGCGGCGCAGAACCTGCCCGCCGCCGTGCGCATGACGCCCGACCCGCGCCTTCAGGCCGCCCCCTGGGACAAGACCGCGATCACCATTTCCGAAGGCCCGGCCCAGGGCGAGGACACGGCGGGCGTCAGCCACGCCTTCGGCGCCGTCGCGGAAACGGGATCGCTGGTGTTCCTGTCCGGCCCGAAAAGCCCGACCACGGTCAACTTCCTGCCGCCGGTGCATATCGCGGTGTTGCGCGCGTCCGATATCTCCGGCTGTTTCGAAGACATCTGGACGCGGCTTCGCGCCGACCGCCAGAATGCCGAGGGCGCCGGCCGCTTCATGCCGCGCACGGTCAACTGGATCACCGGCCCGTCGCGCACGGCGGATATCGAACTGGTCCTGTTCCTGGGCATCCATGGGCCGAAGCACCTGCACATCGTAATCGTGGACGATGGGGACGATGGCGGACAAACGGGTTAA